The nucleotide sequence CTGAAAAACGGACCGGTTTTGCAGAGTGAACTCGTTAAGAGGCTCGGTGTCTCCAAAGCAAAAGTCAGCCTTCTTCTAAAAGATATGGAGAAAAAGGGACTAATTGAGCGTGTTAAAGAAGGGAGAAGCTATCTCGTTAAGCTCAAAGAAAGCTAAGGTTTATAAACTATGGAAATTAGCTCATAAAACTGCGAGGTGAAGAAGATGGAGTTTGAATGTCCAGAATGTGGGAGCGAAAATGTTGAAGTGATTAAAGAGAGAGGAAGAGAAGTTACACTTAAGTGTCTTGACTGCGGCAACGTCTGGATACTCACTTTGCCAAAGCTTGTGAAGATTCCTCTCATTGTTAGCAAGCACGAGAGAAGCTTTAAAGTTGAAGCGGAACTCCCAGAAGATGAAGAGATTAAAATTGGAGACATAGTGGAGATTGAAAACGATGAAGTTAGAATCACAGGCATAGAGCTTGAGGAAAATAAAAGAGTGAACAAAGCGAAGGTGAGCGAAGTTAAAACGCTCTGGGGAGAAAGCCTAAGGTATCCAAAAGTCATTGGCGTCTCAATTTACCTGCCCAAGGGAATTACACAGTCGTTCAAAGTTCAAGTGGACAGAAATGAGGAGTTTGTCGTCGGAGAAGTCCTTGAAGTTGGAGGGTATACTTTTAAAGTTGAAAAGATAAAAACAGAGAGAAAAATGCTCACACACGGAAAAGCAAAGGCCGATAAAATAGTAAGACTGATGGGACATCAGATAAGGGCAAGGGCAAGCAGAAAGCTCAAGATTTACAGAGGCTATGAGAGTGTGGAGGGATAAGCTAAAATACTTCCTCCCTAAATTCTTTTTTGTGAGGGCTATGAATGAGAAAGAACTTTATGAGAGATGGGTAAGGCTTGTTAGACAGCTTGAAAAGAATAGGATAATTAAAAGTGAGCGTGTTAAAAAGGCTTTTTTGAATGTTCCTAGATATAAATTTGTTTCCGAAAGATACAGACACTATGCCCATGTTGATGAACCTTTACCCATTCCTGCAGGACAAACTATTAGTGCCCCTCACATGGTAGCAATAATGCTTGAGCTTGCTGACCTAAAAGAAGGTATGAATGTTCTTGAAATTGGCACTGGAAGCGGATGGAATGCTGCTTTAATTTATGAGCTTGTCAAGAGAGATGTTTACACAATTGAGCGAATTCCTGAGTTAGTAGAGTTTGCAAAGAGAAACTTGGAGAGAGCCGGTTACAAAGATAAGGTTCATGTAATTTTAGGAGATGGAACTAAGGGATTTCCTCCCAAAGCCCCATATGACAGAATCATAGTCACAGCAGGTGCTCCAAAAGTTCCAGAACCCTTGATAGAACAGCTGAAAGTTGGTGGAAAGCTGATAATACCCGTTGGAAATTACCATCTATGGCAAGAGCTGTATGAGGTAATAAAGCTTGATGAAAAAGGAAAAACAAAAATAATAAATCATGGTGGAGTCGCGTTTGTTCCGTTAATTGGAGAGCATGGATGGAGGGAATAAGATTGGGGATTAAATTAATAGCCTTTGACCTAGAGGGGACATTGGTAAAATCAAAGTCCAGCTGGGTAGAACTGCACAAGCGCTTTGGTACTTGGGATAAGGGGAAAGAATATGCTGAGAGATTTTTTAGGGGGGAGTTTGATTATCAAACGTGGGCAGATTTAGATGCTTCCCTCTGGAAAGGTCGTAAGAGAGAGGAAATACTGGAGTGGGCAAATTCTGTTGAATACATGGAAGGCGTTGAAGAACTTTTTCAATTTTTGAGAGAGAACAACTTTAAAATTGCCATAATCAGTGGGGGTTTAATGTGTCTCGCAAAAAGGGTTGCAGATGAGCTTAACGCAGATTATGTGTTTGCAAATGAGCTCATTTTTGATGAAGAAGGTAGAGTAACAGGAAAAGTCATTGCAAGGGTTGATTTCCAGAATAAAGGAGAAATTTTAGCAAAGTTAAAAGAAGAGCTCAAGCCTTCATTAACAATAGCTGTTGGAGATGGGCATAACGACATTGCGATGTTCAAAGTGGCTGATGTCAGCATAGCGATAAATCCCCACGAAGGTGTTGAAGGTGATTATGTTGCAAAGGATTTGAAGGAAGTGAAAGAAATCATCAAGAGAATTTTAGAGAAAAGAGGTCAGTGAAGGGCGTGCTCATCACTCTTCAGTAAAGCAAAAGCTCATCATCCCTGTGTAGGCCCAGCCGGAACCCCCGCTTCACTGCTCCGCGGAGAGGGCGGGAGCTGGGCCTACCGGTAAAGCATTAGTAATGACAGTTTAAAAATCTAAAGCCCACTCATCTTTTGGAGCAATAACCAAAATAGATCACCATAAAGGACAGAGATTAAGAATCCTAAAAAGAGCGCTGGTGCAAAGGGCATCGCCTTCCTAACGATAAACTCGTTTTCAAGCTTTCCTTCCTCAACAAGCCTTTTGAGTTTCTCTATTTGTTCTTTTGTTAAGCCTTCAGCAGTTGGGGATACTATGACATCTTCATAACTGGGCTTTAGGAGGCTTAAATCGGCAGTAGTTAAAGCTTTTTTGAACTTATCAGTAAAGCTTTCCCTGTCTCTTAGAATTTCTCCGTTCTTTTCGTAAATCCACTCTCCCGGAATATCCCACTCCTTAAGTTCTTCAACAGATTTTTTCTCTATGAGAATTTCCTCCCTGAGGACTTTAACAATAGAGAAGAAGACTTTGAAAATGTATAACACAAGCAGAAGCTTTGCAAAAGATAGCAAAAGGACAAATCCAGCGATATAAGTAAAAACAGCCAATGCAATAATCCCAAGCACATTACTCACTTTTTTGTACTTTCCTAATATACTTAATATAATTAAAGTTCCAACCCATCTAACCAATGGATGCAATACAACACTAAAATAATACCGTAAAGCTATAAATAGTCCCAATGAAACCATGATCCAGAGAGCTAGCTCAATGGTAAGCATTACATTTTCGGTAAAAACAGCTTTCAGCTTATCTGTTTTTTTCTTGGCAATTAAGCTCCCAAGAGCATATATGAAGAGGAATGGAAAAATCCCAACTATGCTGTTAAAAAAGAGAGTTAAAGCATGTAAAGGATAGTAAACTGCATAGGGAGCTTTTATTTTAGCGAATTCTGAAGCATATGGAAAGAGAGCGGAATATCCAGCTAAAATTACAACATCTCCACTTGCCCATCCACCCATCAAATACATAATGTAGCCAAGTAGAAGCCCAACCCCAAAACCTATCAATCCAGAAAGAGCCAAAAGTGGATCATTTGATTTAATACCAAGGTACATATAATAAAGGATTGCCAACTCTACCACCGGAACAGGTATCTTAGAAAGCAATCCAAAGTCTGATTCTTCAGAAGATCTTCCCCTCAATCTTTCAAATGTCTCAAGGAGTAAGGAAACATGCCTGTCATCAATAAAACCAGTTTTTATATCCGTATATGATGTTAAAATCCCCATAATAACACCGAGAATTATTAAAACCTCCTCCATGATTTCACCTCACAAATCCTCTATTATCCTTTTCTGCATTTCCTTGGTATAATTTGAGATTGCAGTGTTTACGGTCCTTACACTAACAATAACAATTCTAAGGGTTATACTAACCAAGAGCAGTGCAACTGCAACCAATACAAGATACTCCAAAGCAGTTTGAGATTTTCTCACTAATTTCACCATTTGAATATCTCAGCTGAATATATTTTAATTTTTCCATAATAGTAATCATCACATTTTTAAGTTGGGAGCTTATATAGAGCTTTGAGGATTTATGAGGGTATACAAACTCTACGTTAGGGACGAATATCTTGAAATGATAAAAAGCGGAAAAAAGAGAATTGAGGTTAGGGTAGCATATCCTCAAATAAGAGACATCAAAGCGAAGGATAAAATACTTTTCAATAACCTCATTCCAGCTGAAGTAATTAGTGTAAAGAAATACGAAACATTCAGACAAGTACTCAGAGAGGAACCAATTGAGAAGATATTTCCAGATAGTCCAAGCTTTGAAAAAGCCTTAAAGAGATTTCATGAAATGTATCCAAAATGGAAGGAAAACCGCTACGGTGTCATTGCCATTAAGTTCCGCCTCCTGAAACCAAAGACAAAAGGTGAATGACATGAAGAACTTAAAATTCGATGGACGCTATAAGGATATGATACTCAGCGGAAAAAAGAGAGCCACTATAAGATTAGGAAGAAAAATAAATCTAAAGCCTGGCGATGAAGTGCTGATACATGCCGGTGGATATGTATTAGGAAAAGGCGTGATAAAGAGAGTTGAAACAAAAAAAGTTTCTGAGCTCACTGATGAAGATGCCCAATTAGATGGATTTAGAGACAAAGAAGAGCTGGCAAAAGCTTTGAAAGAACATTATAAACATATAACCCCAGAGACACCAGCAACAATAATCGAATTCGAACTCACCAAAGTTCTAGATAAACCCATTCTCTCAGCAGATTTTCCATATGAAGGGAACAATCCAATCGAAATTGCAGAAAAGGCACTCAAATACCTCGACAACTTGAGCTTTGATGAAATTGCCCTTTTAAATCTCTTTCTGAAAGAAGGGAGCCTTAGAAAGGCTGCGTATAAGCTTGGAGGGTTGAACAAGAGGTACAAAATCAGAGAAGTCTTAAGAAAGGCTTATGAAGAGCTCAAAAAGAAAGGTTTAATGGAACCAAAAATTTAATACACCCATATCTGCTGTCTTGAATTCCAGTACTCTTTTGGCTCCTCCTTTGTATGATATTCCGCCACTGGATAAATTCTTACTGAGTACACACATTTCATTCGAGAAATTTCAAGAGTAAAGTCTCTTAAGCTCCCCTCGTCTTCAACGTTCACAACTGCCACTATATTTGGGTCTCCTCTAATTTGATGAATTTCCTCTATTAGCCCTCTCTTCCATAATTGCTCTTCAATCTCGCTAACTTTTTCCTCAAGCACACTTATGAACAGTATAACCTTCACACTCCTCACCTCCATAATAATTATAATTCAAAACTATTTATACACCCTATGCTCACTTTAAGTGATGAAAAATTGCGAAATAAGGATTTAAAGTACATAAAAAACGTTGTTCTCGATTATTCCATCAATCTGATAGTTCTCAGCGGAGTTTTTAAGTGTGCTACTTGATAGTTTAACCGGGAAGAGTTTGAACTTTCCCCTTCCTACAAGTCTTGTTAGTCTTAAGCTGAATTCTTTAAGCTCATTTTCATCGGCAAATTCAACCTTAGCTATGAAATCATACTCTCCATAGAGCCAGTATCCCTCTACGGGGAGCTTTTTGAGCACCTCATCCCTTACTCCCCAGACCAGCAGTATGGCCTCGAGTTCAACCACCCCCGAAGACTTTTTAGTTATCAGATGTAAAAGATATATAAATTCTTTTTGCAAATTTTTCAGATAAAACGCCAAAAATTAGAAAATTTTTTGATAAATTTCCGTCACTTATGCAACAACATTTCCTTTTCATAGATTTTAAATATTTAATCCATAAACAACAAAGGGTTTTAACTCAAAAATCAGAGATAAACACGGTGGTGTTCATGATTAAGGCAGTGTTCTTTGATTTTGTCGGGACTCTCTTAAGCAAAGAGAGCGAAGCCGTTACTCATCTCAAAATCATGGAAGAAGTTCTGAAGAATGCGGATGCAGAGGTTGAGGTTAAGGCAAAACAGCTTTTGGAGGAGTATGAGCATCTCACAAAAGAAGAGTTCAGCAAACTGGCAGGAAGACCCTACAAGCCAATACGCATCATAGAAATTGAAGTTCTCGAAAAACTTGCCCAAAAACATGGCTTTAAAGTTCCAGAAGATTTCTGGCAAACCCACTTGAAAATGCACCAACTTCATGGAAAACTATATCCAGAAGTCGTTGAAACTCTAAAAGAGCTTAGAAAAAGAGGTTATCACGTTGGACTTATTACAGACTCAGATAATGACTATTTAAGAGCTCATTTAAAAGCATTGGGAATTCTTGACCTCTTTGACAGCATAACAACAAGTGAAGAGGCAGGATTCTTTAAGCCACATCCGAAAGTTTTCGAAATTGCACTTAAAAAAGCTGGAGTTAAAGGAGAAGAAGCAGTTTATGTTGGAGATAATCCTCTCAAAGATTGCGTTGGTGCAAGACAAGTCGATATGATAAGCATCTTGCTTGATAAAACAGGAGAAAAGAGAGAGCTTTGGGAAGAGTGTGAGTTCATAATAAGCGACTTAAGGGAAGTTTTAGACATAGTATCTGAGCTCTGAGGTCAGCAACGGCAGGGTTCGTCACAATTCAGCCAGCGAAATTGTCATCATCCCTCTCTTTTCAACTCAGCCTTTTCTTCGCCTCCCATAACCTTTGAAAGGCTGTAATCCAAGCTAAGACTGCAACAATGTAAACCCCCGCATCCACTCTATTAAAGAGTGCTGCAATTATTAAAATCAGCAGTCTCTCAGCTCTCTCTGCAATACCAACAGCTAAAGTTCCACTTCCAGCAAGTTCTGCTCTGCATCTTTCGTAACTTACCAAATATGACCCAATTAGAGCTATGAACGCAATTTTCCAATCAACCAAACCACCATAAGCAATTCCAAATAAAACTGCTCCATCACTAACTCTATCAGTTGTTGAATCTAAAAACGCTCCAAAACGGGAAGTTTTGCCGGTTAGCCTTGCCAAAGTACCGTCAAGGGCATCAATTAACGAACCAAAGATTAGAGTTAATGCTGCTAATCTCTGTTCTCCAATAGCAAAGAAGTAAGCAGCTAATAGTGATATCAGCATTCCAATAACAGTGAGCTGATTTGGAGTTAGGCCGATTTTTGCTAGAGGCCTAACGATTGCCTCCAAGTAACCTTTGAAAATTGGCCTGTATTTATTGAGCATCTTCCTCGACCTCTATCACTCTCTTCCCTCTCTCTTGGGGTATTATTTTAAGTTTAGCATTTTTGAATTCTTTCCTTAACCCTTCTCCATCTAAAAGTCTGTCTAAAAATACTGCCAATGCTGCAACCTCACTGTGAGGTTGATTTCCAATTGCAACGTTGTAATGAGCAAGCTCGTAAACTTCTCTTGGGACTTTTTCTGCTCCTACAACAACTAAGATATTTTCTCCACACTTTAACTCTTCCTTGATTCTAGGCAGTGCATCATCAATATGAATTCCATACATCGTGAGATGAACTATCTTTCCCCCCCATTCACGCATTATCTTTTTCCAGTGAGGGTCAAATCTTATGAAAAATGGCCCTCCCCAGCGTTTTACAACGTCTTCAACACTTTCCCTTACATGCTCATCCTCATCAGCTGCAATTATTATTCCATCAGCTCCAAAAGCTCTTGCTGTTAGAGCTACATGTGTTGTTATTCTTTTATCTCTCTCAGGTCTGTGCCCCAATCTGAGTACTACTATCACTTGTACACCCCCCTGAGAATATACCAATATTTTCTAAAGTCATCTGGCCAAGGCTTATCCTTATAGAACTCGTAAAGTGCCCTAATACTCCTTGAAATGTCTTTGTAGTCATAGTTAAGAAACATCTCATTCAATTCCTTTTCAGGGGCTGAAGCAAGTATAAACAACGTGAAAATTTGCTCATTTTCATTCATTCTACTGAGCATCAATGTAAGCTTTGGCCTAAGCATTGGGCTGAACTTCTTTTCTACTTCCTTCATCAGCTTGTCCTTAAGATTTGCAAGATAATCAGGGCCAATATCAATATGCTCATGTCCTTTTAACTCTTCTGGGGCCTGTGCAACAAGTTTGTAGTTCCCTTGGGTTAGAAGTTGGTAAATCTTGGGGAAGTATGGGGTTGCTATGTATTCTTCTCTACTTCCAATAAACCCATGTCTAAAGTCCACAACATACCATTCTCCTCCAGAGTAAAACTCTGATAACGGTCTTAAAGTACAGTCAGTTCCGTTGTAAAGGCTCACAATTCTTGAGGGTATCCCAACAGACTTCATCATGGCTGTAAAGAGGAGCTGTCCTTCCGCATAGCTGATTTTGTTTTGCTGGAGTATCTTTTGTGGATCAATAGAGGCTGTAGTATCCCCGAATTTATAATGCTTAACAATCCACGTATATATTTGTTCGCCTGCCTCCACTTCGGATTTTGATTTAAGGACAAGAGGTAGTGCATGACCTCTTAGAATGTCAACATTGACATAAGGGGTAGAGTTAAACTTTTTAACCCAATATTCATCCACAAGGTATCTGTTCTCAATCCAATAATATTTATCTCCATATGCCTTCCTAAGCGTTTCATTGTTTGCAAGCCATGGTCTCCAGGTTATTTCCAAGTATCTACTTCTAATCTCCTTCTTTTCTTTGTCGTTTTCAAAATAGCTCACAACTACGGTGACGTATCCAGAACGATACTCA is from Thermococcus paralvinellae and encodes:
- the pgsA gene encoding archaetidylinositol phosphate synthase, encoding MLNKYRPIFKGYLEAIVRPLAKIGLTPNQLTVIGMLISLLAAYFFAIGEQRLAALTLIFGSLIDALDGTLARLTGKTSRFGAFLDSTTDRVSDGAVLFGIAYGGLVDWKIAFIALIGSYLVSYERCRAELAGSGTLAVGIAERAERLLILIIAALFNRVDAGVYIVAVLAWITAFQRLWEAKKRLS
- a CDS encoding A24 family peptidase C-terminal domain-containing protein, whose protein sequence is MEEVLIILGVIMGILTSYTDIKTGFIDDRHVSLLLETFERLRGRSSEESDFGLLSKIPVPVVELAILYYMYLGIKSNDPLLALSGLIGFGVGLLLGYIMYLMGGWASGDVVILAGYSALFPYASEFAKIKAPYAVYYPLHALTLFFNSIVGIFPFLFIYALGSLIAKKKTDKLKAVFTENVMLTIELALWIMVSLGLFIALRYYFSVVLHPLVRWVGTLIILSILGKYKKVSNVLGIIALAVFTYIAGFVLLLSFAKLLLVLYIFKVFFSIVKVLREEILIEKKSVEELKEWDIPGEWIYEKNGEILRDRESFTDKFKKALTTADLSLLKPSYEDVIVSPTAEGLTKEQIEKLKRLVEEGKLENEFIVRKAMPFAPALFLGFLISVLYGDLFWLLLQKMSGL
- a CDS encoding ASCH domain-containing protein; this encodes MKNLKFDGRYKDMILSGKKRATIRLGRKINLKPGDEVLIHAGGYVLGKGVIKRVETKKVSELTDEDAQLDGFRDKEELAKALKEHYKHITPETPATIIEFELTKVLDKPILSADFPYEGNNPIEIAEKALKYLDNLSFDEIALLNLFLKEGSLRKAAYKLGGLNKRYKIREVLRKAYEELKKKGLMEPKI
- a CDS encoding tRNA (cytidine(56)-2'-O)-methyltransferase yields the protein MIVVLRLGHRPERDKRITTHVALTARAFGADGIIIAADEDEHVRESVEDVVKRWGGPFFIRFDPHWKKIMREWGGKIVHLTMYGIHIDDALPRIKEELKCGENILVVVGAEKVPREVYELAHYNVAIGNQPHSEVAALAVFLDRLLDGEGLRKEFKNAKLKIIPQERGKRVIEVEEDAQ
- a CDS encoding protein-L-isoaspartate(D-aspartate) O-methyltransferase, giving the protein MNEKELYERWVRLVRQLEKNRIIKSERVKKAFLNVPRYKFVSERYRHYAHVDEPLPIPAGQTISAPHMVAIMLELADLKEGMNVLEIGTGSGWNAALIYELVKRDVYTIERIPELVEFAKRNLERAGYKDKVHVILGDGTKGFPPKAPYDRIIVTAGAPKVPEPLIEQLKVGGKLIIPVGNYHLWQELYEVIKLDEKGKTKIINHGGVAFVPLIGEHGWRE
- a CDS encoding HVO_0476 family zinc finger protein, coding for MEFECPECGSENVEVIKERGREVTLKCLDCGNVWILTLPKLVKIPLIVSKHERSFKVEAELPEDEEIKIGDIVEIENDEVRITGIELEENKRVNKAKVSEVKTLWGESLRYPKVIGVSIYLPKGITQSFKVQVDRNEEFVVGEVLEVGGYTFKVEKIKTERKMLTHGKAKADKIVRLMGHQIRARASRKLKIYRGYESVEG
- a CDS encoding transglutaminase-like domain-containing protein; this encodes MIKQPAVVTFEIDRTVVKAGGTFHIIVTINNTGKVAFIDANLMINNPNFKILQTPRFPAPLKVGQKVGLVWIVKAPDKPGVYTIGVPLELVDELHRTWKGFYHEFTITVVKEESEIPSGELYMDLKMPESVSGGSLFNITLELRNIGTAPIEISEISLNLLDGLKIVNQAEIPQKIDSRKSYLMVYQIKAPYEYRSGYVTVVVSYFENDKEKKEIRSRYLEITWRPWLANNETLRKAYGDKYYWIENRYLVDEYWVKKFNSTPYVNVDILRGHALPLVLKSKSEVEAGEQIYTWIVKHYKFGDTTASIDPQKILQQNKISYAEGQLLFTAMMKSVGIPSRIVSLYNGTDCTLRPLSEFYSGGEWYVVDFRHGFIGSREEYIATPYFPKIYQLLTQGNYKLVAQAPEELKGHEHIDIGPDYLANLKDKLMKEVEKKFSPMLRPKLTLMLSRMNENEQIFTLFILASAPEKELNEMFLNYDYKDISRSIRALYEFYKDKPWPDDFRKYWYILRGVYK
- a CDS encoding HAD-IB family phosphatase; the protein is MEGIRLGIKLIAFDLEGTLVKSKSSWVELHKRFGTWDKGKEYAERFFRGEFDYQTWADLDASLWKGRKREEILEWANSVEYMEGVEELFQFLRENNFKIAIISGGLMCLAKRVADELNADYVFANELIFDEEGRVTGKVIARVDFQNKGEILAKLKEELKPSLTIAVGDGHNDIAMFKVADVSIAINPHEGVEGDYVAKDLKEVKEIIKRILEKRGQ
- a CDS encoding ASCH domain-containing protein; the encoded protein is MRVYKLYVRDEYLEMIKSGKKRIEVRVAYPQIRDIKAKDKILFNNLIPAEVISVKKYETFRQVLREEPIEKIFPDSPSFEKALKRFHEMYPKWKENRYGVIAIKFRLLKPKTKGE
- a CDS encoding Lrp/AsnC ligand binding domain-containing protein, translating into MKVILFISVLEEKVSEIEEQLWKRGLIEEIHQIRGDPNIVAVVNVEDEGSLRDFTLEISRMKCVYSVRIYPVAEYHTKEEPKEYWNSRQQIWVY
- a CDS encoding TIGR02253 family HAD-type hydrolase; the encoded protein is MIKAVFFDFVGTLLSKESEAVTHLKIMEEVLKNADAEVEVKAKQLLEEYEHLTKEEFSKLAGRPYKPIRIIEIEVLEKLAQKHGFKVPEDFWQTHLKMHQLHGKLYPEVVETLKELRKRGYHVGLITDSDNDYLRAHLKALGILDLFDSITTSEEAGFFKPHPKVFEIALKKAGVKGEEAVYVGDNPLKDCVGARQVDMISILLDKTGEKRELWEECEFIISDLREVLDIVSEL